The following proteins come from a genomic window of Caldisalinibacter kiritimatiensis:
- the spoIIAB gene encoding anti-sigma F factor yields MFNNNMKLEIPSKSQNEAFARVVVASFASQLDPTIEELADVKTAVSEAVTNSIIHGYENTTGTIIIECKIEDAQLEIVVKDEGKGIDDINKAMEPLYTSKPELERSGMGFTVMESFMDELEVESEIGKGTRVKMVKKFRSFSAEE; encoded by the coding sequence ATGTTTAATAACAATATGAAGTTAGAGATTCCAAGCAAATCACAAAATGAGGCTTTTGCTAGAGTTGTAGTTGCATCTTTTGCTTCACAGCTAGACCCCACTATTGAAGAATTAGCTGATGTTAAGACGGCAGTATCAGAAGCAGTTACTAATTCTATAATACATGGATATGAAAATACAACTGGGACAATAATTATAGAATGTAAAATAGAAGATGCTCAACTAGAGATAGTAGTTAAAGATGAAGGTAAAGGAATAGATGATATTAATAAAGCTATGGAGCCTTTATATACTTCAAAACCTGAATTAGAAAGGTCAGGGATGGGATTTACTGTGATGGAAAGTTTTATGGATGAGCTTGAAGTAGAATCTGAAATAGGAAAAGGCACTAGAGTTAAGATGGTAAAGAAATTTAGAAGTTTTTCAGCTGAGGAGTAG
- the spoIIAA gene encoding anti-sigma F factor antagonist gives MQLNFKVIDKTLVISFNGELDHHMADEVRTKIDSYYVEKSLKNIVFDLKGLNFMDSAGIGLIMGRYKIASQNGGKIYLINASSRVKKILNMSGMMKIVKIYDSLNDALDNL, from the coding sequence GTGCAATTAAATTTCAAAGTAATAGATAAAACTCTAGTAATAAGTTTTAATGGAGAATTAGACCACCATATGGCAGATGAAGTAAGAACTAAAATTGATAGCTACTATGTCGAGAAATCATTAAAGAACATTGTTTTTGACCTCAAAGGACTAAATTTTATGGATAGTGCAGGTATAGGATTGATAATGGGAAGATATAAAATTGCTTCACAAAATGGTGGAAAGATATATTTAATAAATGCAAGTTCTAGAGTGAAAAAAATACTTAATATGTCAGGCATGATGAAAATTGTTAAAATATATGATAGTTTAAATGATGCTTTAGATAACTTATAA